A genomic segment from Mastomys coucha isolate ucsf_1 unplaced genomic scaffold, UCSF_Mcou_1 pScaffold7, whole genome shotgun sequence encodes:
- the LOC116082193 gene encoding probable G-protein coupled receptor 141, protein MDGYNTSKNASCDPILPHHLIPVYFIVLIGGLIGVISILFLLVKMNSRSVTTMAVINLVVVHGVFLLTVPFRLTYLIKGTWTFGLPFCKFVSAMLHLHMYLTFLFYVVILVIRYLIFFKRRDKVEFYRKLHAVAASTAMWLLVIIIVVPLVVSQYGNKEEYNEHQCFRFHKELGHDYVQVVNYIIVIIVITIAMILLGFQIFIILSMMRKFRHSLLSHQEFWAQLKNLFFIGIIIICFLPYQFFRIYYLYVVAHSKSCRNKVAFYNEIFLSTTAISCCDSLLFVFGGSHWVKQKIVDMWNCLLCQ, encoded by the coding sequence ATGGATGGATATAATACCTCCAAGAATGCCTCTTGTGATCCTATACTGCCACACCATTTAATACCGGTTTACTTCATAGTGCTCATTGGAGGACTGATAGGCGTCATTTCCATCTTATTCTTGCTGGTGAAAATGAACTCACGTTCAGTGACTACCATGGCTGTCATTAACCTCGTGGTGGTTCATGGGGTATTCCTACTGACGGTGCCTTTCCGCTTGACATACCTCATCAAAGGGACTTGGACATTTGGATTACCCTTCTGCAAATTTGTGAGTGCCATGTTACATTTACACATGTACCTCACCTTCCTCTTCTATGTGGTGATACTCGTCATCAGATACCTCATCTTCTTCAAACGTAGAGACAAAGTAGAATTCTATAGGAAATTGCACGCAGTTGCTGCCAGTACTGCCATGTGGCTTCTGGTGATCATCATTGTGGTGCCCTTGGTGGTTTCTCAGTATGGAAATAAAGAAGAATACAACGAACACCAGTGCTTCAGATTCCATAAAGAACTCGGCCATGATTATGTGCAAGTTGTCAACTATATTATAGTCATTATTGTCATAACCATTGCAATGATTCTCTTGGGTTTCCAGATCTTCATCATATTGTCCATGATGCGGAAGTTCCGCCACTCCTTACTATCCCACCAGGAGTTCTGGGCACAACtgaaaaatcttttctttattggtatcatcattatttgttttcttccctaCCAGTTCTTCAGAATTTATTACTTGTATGTTGTGGCACATTCCAAGAGCTGTAGAAACAAAGTTGCATTTTACAATGAAATCTTCTTGAGCACAACAGCCATCAGCTGCTGTGATTCCCTGCTCTTTGTCTTTGGAGGAAGCCACTGGGTTAAGCAAAAGATTGTCGACATGTGGAATTGCCTTTTATGCCAGTAG